In Clostridiales bacterium, the genomic stretch CGTGGGATAGACTTCGCGCGCTCAGAAAGGCGATACCCAATACCAAGCTTCAAATGCTTTTCCGCGGACAAAACATTTTGGGCTACAAGCATTACGCCGATGACGTCGTGGATGAGTTTTGCCGTTTGTCGATCAAGAACGGTATCGACGTTATTCGTATTTTCGACGCGCTTAACGATATCCGTAATATGAAACAGGCGATAGACAGCACCAAAAAGTACGGCGGGACTGTCGAGGCGGCGCTGTGCTACACCACGAGCAAAGTGCATACGATCGATTATTTCGTCGATCTTGCAGTTAAGCTCGAAAGCATGGGCGCGGATATAATTTGCATTAAGGATATGGCAAACCTGCTTTTGCCGTATACCGTTTATGAGCTCGTTTCGCGTATTAAAGATAAGGTCAAGATCCCCGTACACCTGCATACGCATAACACTGCGGGCACGGGCGATATGGTAAATCTTAAAGCGATAGAAGCGGGCTGTGATATCGTGGACACCGCATTGTCGCCGCTCGGTAACGGCACGAGTCAGCCCGCTACCGAAGCGCTCGTCGCTTCGCTCCAAGGCACTGAGTACGATACGGGGCTCGATCTCGATAAACTCAATAAGTGCACCGTTTACTTCCGCAAGGTTGCCGACCGCTTGGTCGCCGACGGGATACTCAATCCCAAAGTTCTCAAAGTCGACGTTAATGCGCTTATTTATCAGGTGCCGGGCGGCATGCTCAGTAACCTCATAAACCAGCTTAAACAGCAAAACGCGTCGGATAGGCTCACCGAAGTGCTCGAAGAAGTGCCGAGAGTGCGCGCCGATCTCGGTTATCCGCCGCTCGTTACGCCCAGCTCTCAAATCGTCGGTACGCAAGCCGTTCTCAACGTGCTTTCGGGCGAGCGTTATAAATCGGTCACTAAGGAGACGAAGGGCGTAGTTGCGGGCGAGTACGGTAAGCTTCCCGTAGAACCCGACGCGAAAATCATCAAAAAGATAATAGGCGATCAGCCGCGCATTACTTGCCGCCCTGCCGATAATAT encodes the following:
- a CDS encoding oxaloacetate decarboxylase subunit alpha → MAKVKIMETILRDAHQSQAATRMRTDEMLPAAKLLDDVGFYALEAWGGATFDSCLRYLDEDPWDRLRALRKAIPNTKLQMLFRGQNILGYKHYADDVVDEFCRLSIKNGIDVIRIFDALNDIRNMKQAIDSTKKYGGTVEAALCYTTSKVHTIDYFVDLAVKLESMGADIICIKDMANLLLPYTVYELVSRIKDKVKIPVHLHTHNTAGTGDMVNLKAIEAGCDIVDTALSPLGNGTSQPATEALVASLQGTEYDTGLDLDKLNKCTVYFRKVADRLVADGILNPKVLKVDVNALIYQVPGGMLSNLINQLKQQNASDRLTEVLEEVPRVRADLGYPPLVTPSSQIVGTQAVLNVLSGERYKSVTKETKGVVAGEYGKLPVEPDAKIIKKIIGDQPRITCRPADNIAPELDVYKKEIEEYAIQEEDVLTYALFPQLAIPFFKKREAKLHGVDKAIYDKNNPVQPI